In Snodgrassella alvi wkB2, the DNA window CGGACGTAATGATTATCGCTCTGATAATCAGAACAATTATTCTGGTCAGACACAGCCGCGCGGTAGCAATACCGGTCGGGTAATTGGTGCAGGTGTAGCTGGTGCCGCTATTGGGGCACTTGCAGGTCATGCAATGGCTAATCATAACCAGCAACAAACCAATGCACCTGTGACAAATGCTGATGGTAATTATAGTGAGAATGCTACTGATAGTAATAATGCAGCCGCTACTCAATCTACCAATTCTGATCAGCCACAGGTACAGCAACAATCACAACCGGAACCTAAAAGTGGCTTTAGCTGGTTATGGTTACTTATTATTGTATTTGGTGGTGTTTATCTTTACCGTCGTTTTGCCGCTAAAAGGAATAATCAGTCAAATATACCTTATGCCGGAAATACCAAGCCTAATAATTTCACTTCATTAAACAATAATAGCAACAGTAGTAGTACCAATATTTTCGGACAAAATATTGGAAGCAATAATAATTTAATGACAAACAATTTATCTGGCATGGCAGACGGAAGTAATCCAGACGCATTTCTGCGTTTCGCACGCCAACGTTTTAATCATGTTCAGTCAATGAACAATGCCTCAAATCTGGAAGAAATCCGCCGTTACTTTACTTCAGATATGTTCGCAGATATCCGTAATGATATTATAAATAATCATGAAACTGCTGAATTCAGTAATCTTAATGCCGAACTGGTAGATAGCACTCAGGAAAATGGTCAGTATATTGCCAGTGTACGTTTTAGTGGATTAGTGAGTGAAGAGCTGGGTAGTGCACAGCAACCATTCAGTGAAGTATGGCATTTTGTTAAACCTATGGGTAGTCAGCAGGATTGGCTGATTGCAGGTATACAGCAGGATTAATTCTCACTTGCACATATTTAACTAGCAATTATATTTAAATATTAAAAAGCACTGAAATATCAGTGCTTTTTTTCAATCAAAACATTTTACGAATATTAATTCCGGTACTGAATGTACGTTTAGGTGATGGTTCAAAATATCGCTCATTACTATCATTGACAATCACAGATCCAGCATAACGGCGATTAAATATATTATCTATACGTGCATAGCTGCTTACTGTCCAGCCGCGATGAACCCATTCATAGCCGATATTCGCTGAAGCAAGAGCATAAGCAGGTGCATAATCACTGTTGCTGTCATTAACATATATTTTATCCATATAACGGATATCCATACCCCCCTGCCACCCTTGCTTAGGTTGCCATTGAAATCCTAAATAAAACTGATTTTGAGCAACTCCCGGAATTTTATTACCTTTGCTAACAGCGGCTGCTTTACCTTGTGCTGCTATCTCACTATCAAACTTCGCATCCACATAGGAATAACTGGCTTGAACTTGTAAATCCTGCCACAACTTCTTTTGCCAAGATAATTCACTACCATATCTTTTCGTCCGGTCAGCATTACGAAACGTACTTCTGCCGCCAGATGAAACCGCAGAAACAATATCATTGTGAGTTTCAGTATGAAAAATTGTAGCTGTCAGTTGGCCCCACGGCTGTTCAAATTTTAGTCCTGCTTCAACTGTATCATTGCTAGAAGGCTTAAGATTACGATTAAAACCAGCCTGTCCATCCGGTCTGTATGCCATTTCAGTAAATGTCGGTGTTTCAAAACCTTTACCATAAGCAACATAGGCTGCTGCCTGATTACTAAAGTTCCAGCCTAGTGAAATACCGGGCAACAGTTTATGGTATCGCATAGTACTACTATCATCACCATTAGCCAGATAATGATCACGTGTTCTGAAATGCACATTGCTATAGCGTAACCCGCCATCTAAATGCCATTCAGGTAAAAATTTCCACGAAAACTGAATATAAGGATCTAAATTCCATAAGGTATTATCCTCATCACGACGTAATTTTCCTTTAACCCCTAAATGCGTACTATTAAAATTATCATAGCCCTGTCGGTCCTCATTTTCCTTATCAAACGCCACACCTCCAATCAAAGTTAGATTAGGTATTGTATTTGTATTCAGCCAGCGAATATCGGTTCCATAATAATGACGGGTAAAATCGATAACACCTCCGGCATGTTTAGGAGCTGTCTGAGCTTTGACCGGAATTGACTGGTACTGCACAACGTGACGCCGGCCAGCATACGCCATAGCATATAAACTGTTATGCTCATTGATTGATTTATCCCACGTCAGACCGGTCTGACTTTGGTCAATTTCTTTACGCATATTATAATCTCTGACATTCTGAGCTACCTGACGTGGATTTTCTTGCCACTGTTTACGTGTCAGTCCTCCGGGATCAGCAGCACGGATACGAACCTGATTAAGTACCCAATTCAATGTACTGCCATCATTTAAATCCCAAGTAAATTTTGCGTTATTGAGGACTTTTCTTGCGTCGCTATGTTCCCTGTAACCATTGGTATCAAAGTAACTTGAACTTATATTATATGCCGGTAAACTCGCCGCTTTACTTCCGCCTTGTAACTGAAATGAAGTTTGCTGCTTAGCAAAACGCGCCGTGTTAAAACCAACACTGACACTCGGATTACCTGTACCCTCACGGGTTGTCGCGAGAATAGTTCCTCCAGAAGAGTTACCATATAAAGAAGAAAAAGGTCCGCCAAGTACCTCAATTTTCTCCAGAGAATTTAAATCGATATTGGATGTCTGCCCCTGTCCATCAGGCATAGA includes these proteins:
- a CDS encoding Tim44 domain-containing protein, with the translated sequence MENRKLRYIASAVILSLTLSPLAEAKRVGGGGNRGMSRSSYSSSYSGSSYQSNRGNYANSSSSRLGGGNNAGMSRSYSNSGRNDYRSDNQNNYSGQTQPRGSNTGRVIGAGVAGAAIGALAGHAMANHNQQQTNAPVTNADGNYSENATDSNNAAATQSTNSDQPQVQQQSQPEPKSGFSWLWLLIIVFGGVYLYRRFAAKRNNQSNIPYAGNTKPNNFTSLNNNSNSSSTNIFGQNIGSNNNLMTNNLSGMADGSNPDAFLRFARQRFNHVQSMNNASNLEEIRRYFTSDMFADIRNDIINNHETAEFSNLNAELVDSTQENGQYIASVRFSGLVSEELGSAQQPFSEVWHFVKPMGSQQDWLIAGIQQD
- a CDS encoding TonB-dependent receptor, giving the protein MIHTHLKILVLSLTALPFMAYANDKNDEADLPDIEVTALRTNSKWLNTTASVYTVNANTLKNTPKTNISDALKAIPGLQALERENYAQDMQISMRGFGARSTFGVRGIRIYVDGIPSSMPDGQGQTSNIDLNSLEKIEVLGGPFSSLYGNSSGGTILATTREGTGNPSVSVGFNTARFAKQQTSFQLQGGSKAASLPAYNISSSYFDTNGYREHSDARKVLNNAKFTWDLNDGSTLNWVLNQVRIRAADPGGLTRKQWQENPRQVAQNVRDYNMRKEIDQSQTGLTWDKSINEHNSLYAMAYAGRRHVVQYQSIPVKAQTAPKHAGGVIDFTRHYYGTDIRWLNTNTIPNLTLIGGVAFDKENEDRQGYDNFNSTHLGVKGKLRRDEDNTLWNLDPYIQFSWKFLPEWHLDGGLRYSNVHFRTRDHYLANGDDSSTMRYHKLLPGISLGWNFSNQAAAYVAYGKGFETPTFTEMAYRPDGQAGFNRNLKPSSNDTVEAGLKFEQPWGQLTATIFHTETHNDIVSAVSSGGRSTFRNADRTKRYGSELSWQKKLWQDLQVQASYSYVDAKFDSEIAAQGKAAAVSKGNKIPGVAQNQFYLGFQWQPKQGWQGGMDIRYMDKIYVNDSNSDYAPAYALASANIGYEWVHRGWTVSSYARIDNIFNRRYAGSVIVNDSNERYFEPSPKRTFSTGINIRKMF